The following are encoded in a window of Rhizobium sp. 11515TR genomic DNA:
- the bglA gene encoding beta-galactosidase BglA yields MKSTNKAAGADWWRGAVIYQVYPRSFQDTDANGLGDIKGITRRLPHIAALGVDAIWLAPFFTSPMADMGYDVADYCDVDPIFGTLADFDEMMAAAHELGLKVIIDQVISHTSDRHPWFVESRTSRDNPKADWYVWADPKPDGTAPNNWLSIFGGPGWEWDGVRRQYYQHNFLTSQPDLNFHNPDVQDAVLAAVKFWLDRGVDGFRLDTVNYYFCDKKLRDNPPALVATGGLDAPETNPYGMQNHLYDKTQPENIGFLKRLRALLDQYENRTTVGEVGDGVRSLETVAAYTSGGDKLHMCYTFDLLGPDFTPAHFRRCVSDFQDNVVDGWVCWAFSNHDVQRHVSRFAETEEEQPRVAKLAISLLSTLRGSICLYQGEELGLPEAELAFEDLRDPYGIRFWPAFKGRDGCRTPMPWEASRAHAGFTTADKSWLPVPYQHAALAVDKQEADADSVLHHYQRTLAFRAEHAALRDGDMTFLDTKEDVLAFTRSKGDETLLFVFNLSRKPVKVALPEDIKLGKTIAMPGFDTADAGAALTLAALDVYCGKLA; encoded by the coding sequence ATGAAATCGACGAATAAAGCGGCGGGAGCCGACTGGTGGCGCGGGGCTGTGATCTATCAGGTCTATCCGCGGTCGTTTCAGGACACGGATGCCAACGGGCTCGGCGACATCAAGGGGATCACCCGGCGCCTGCCTCACATTGCCGCACTCGGGGTCGACGCGATCTGGCTGGCGCCGTTCTTCACCTCGCCGATGGCCGATATGGGCTATGACGTCGCCGATTACTGCGATGTCGATCCGATCTTCGGCACGCTTGCCGATTTCGACGAGATGATGGCGGCAGCGCACGAACTCGGCCTCAAGGTCATCATCGATCAGGTCATCTCGCACACTTCCGACCGGCATCCCTGGTTCGTCGAAAGCCGTACAAGCCGCGACAATCCCAAGGCGGATTGGTATGTCTGGGCCGATCCGAAGCCGGACGGCACGGCGCCGAACAACTGGCTGTCGATTTTCGGCGGCCCCGGCTGGGAATGGGATGGCGTGCGCCGGCAATATTACCAACACAACTTCCTGACATCGCAGCCGGATCTGAACTTCCACAATCCGGACGTTCAGGATGCGGTATTGGCGGCCGTCAAATTCTGGCTCGATCGCGGCGTCGATGGTTTCCGCCTGGATACGGTCAACTACTATTTCTGCGACAAGAAGCTTCGCGACAATCCGCCGGCGCTCGTCGCGACCGGCGGGCTCGACGCGCCCGAAACCAACCCCTACGGGATGCAGAACCATCTCTACGACAAGACGCAGCCGGAGAATATCGGCTTCCTGAAGCGGTTGCGGGCATTGCTTGATCAATACGAAAACCGCACGACTGTCGGCGAAGTGGGTGACGGCGTGCGCTCGCTGGAGACGGTTGCGGCCTATACCAGCGGCGGCGACAAGCTGCACATGTGCTACACGTTCGATCTTTTGGGTCCCGATTTCACGCCGGCGCATTTCCGGCGCTGCGTCAGCGATTTCCAGGATAATGTCGTTGATGGCTGGGTCTGCTGGGCCTTTTCCAACCATGACGTTCAGCGTCATGTCAGCCGCTTTGCCGAGACGGAGGAGGAACAGCCGCGCGTGGCGAAGCTCGCGATTTCGCTGTTATCAACCCTGCGTGGCTCGATCTGCCTCTACCAGGGCGAAGAACTCGGTCTGCCGGAGGCAGAGCTTGCCTTCGAGGATCTGCGCGATCCCTACGGCATTCGCTTCTGGCCGGCCTTCAAGGGCCGCGACGGCTGCCGCACGCCGATGCCCTGGGAAGCGAGCCGCGCCCATGCCGGCTTTACCACGGCCGACAAGTCCTGGCTGCCGGTTCCCTACCAGCATGCGGCGCTCGCCGTCGACAAGCAAGAGGCGGATGCGGATTCCGTGCTGCATCACTACCAGCGGACGCTGGCTTTCCGTGCGGAACATGCCGCTTTGCGCGATGGCGACATGACCTTCCTCGATACAAAAGAGGACGTTCTCGCCTTCACCCGCTCCAAGGGTGACGAGACGCTGCTCTTTGTCTTCAATCTCTCCCGCAAGCCTGTGAAGGTTGCCTTGCCGGAGGACATCAAGCTTGGCAAGACGATCGCCATGCCGGGGTTTGACACGGCAGATGCCGGAGCAGCGCTAACGCTTGCTGCTCTGGATGTTTATTGCGGCAAGCTCGCCTGA
- a CDS encoding peptide ABC transporter substrate-binding protein — MAHITRKFIAAAFVSTILSVSAHAATLNIHNGGDPTSLDPQKISGDWENRIDGDIFEGLVTEDPKDNPIPGQAASWTISPDQKVYTFKLRDGIKWSDGQPVTAQDFVFAFQRLMDPKTAAQYAYLQYTILNAEKINKGEIKDLTQLGVKAIDDKTLEITLENPTPYFLNALMHYTAYPLPKHVVEAKGDQWVKIGNIVTNGPYKPTEWVPGSHVSMVKSDQYYDAKDIKIDNVNYYTLEDQAAALKRYRAGEFDILTSFPADQYDWIQKNLPGQAHVVPFLGTYYYVLNSTKPPFNDKRVRQALSMAVNREVIGPKILGTGELPSYSWVPPGTANYGEPAYVSWKDEPYKQKVEEAKKLLKEAGFGPDHPLKAQLRYNTNDNHKRIAVAIAAMWKPLGVDIELYNTETKVHYDEMQRGEVQIGRAGWLADYNDPINFLNLLSTGVEMNYGRWSNKDYDALIKQGNEETDLKKRAEIYKKAEQLALDDSAAIPIYYYVSQNIVAPKVQGFVDNIQDIHRTRWLSIKE; from the coding sequence ATGGCGCACATCACCAGAAAATTTATCGCTGCGGCTTTCGTCAGCACGATATTGAGCGTTTCCGCGCATGCCGCGACCCTCAATATCCACAACGGCGGCGACCCGACTTCGCTCGATCCGCAAAAAATTTCCGGCGATTGGGAGAACCGCATCGACGGCGATATCTTCGAAGGGCTGGTGACCGAGGACCCCAAAGACAACCCAATTCCCGGCCAGGCCGCAAGCTGGACCATTTCCCCGGATCAGAAGGTCTATACTTTCAAGCTGCGTGACGGCATCAAGTGGTCCGACGGCCAGCCGGTGACGGCTCAGGACTTCGTTTTTGCCTTCCAGCGCCTGATGGACCCGAAAACCGCAGCCCAGTACGCCTATCTGCAATACACGATCCTGAACGCGGAAAAGATCAACAAGGGCGAGATCAAGGACCTGACACAGCTCGGCGTCAAGGCGATCGACGACAAGACCCTGGAAATCACGCTTGAGAATCCCACCCCCTATTTCCTCAACGCGCTGATGCACTACACGGCCTATCCGCTGCCGAAGCACGTCGTGGAAGCCAAGGGCGACCAATGGGTCAAGATCGGCAACATCGTCACCAACGGCCCGTACAAGCCCACCGAATGGGTGCCCGGTTCGCATGTCAGCATGGTCAAGAGTGATCAGTATTATGACGCCAAGGACATCAAGATCGACAACGTCAACTATTACACGCTGGAAGATCAGGCCGCTGCCTTGAAGCGCTATCGCGCCGGCGAATTCGACATTCTCACCTCCTTCCCGGCCGATCAGTATGACTGGATCCAGAAGAACCTGCCCGGCCAGGCGCATGTGGTGCCGTTCCTCGGCACCTACTACTACGTCCTGAACTCCACCAAGCCGCCATTCAACGACAAGCGCGTTCGCCAAGCCCTCTCCATGGCCGTCAACCGCGAAGTCATCGGGCCGAAGATTCTCGGCACCGGCGAACTGCCGTCCTATTCCTGGGTACCGCCGGGCACCGCCAATTACGGCGAGCCGGCCTATGTCAGCTGGAAGGACGAGCCCTACAAGCAGAAGGTCGAAGAAGCGAAGAAGCTTCTGAAGGAAGCTGGCTTCGGCCCTGACCATCCGCTGAAGGCTCAGCTGCGCTACAACACCAACGACAACCACAAGCGCATTGCCGTTGCGATCGCCGCCATGTGGAAGCCGCTCGGCGTCGATATCGAGCTCTACAACACCGAAACCAAGGTGCATTACGATGAAATGCAGCGTGGCGAGGTGCAGATCGGCCGTGCCGGGTGGCTCGCCGACTATAACGACCCGATCAACTTCCTGAACCTGCTCTCCACCGGCGTCGAAATGAACTACGGCCGCTGGAGCAACAAGGACTATGATGCTCTGATCAAGCAGGGCAATGAAGAAACCGATCTCAAGAAGCGCGCCGAAATCTACAAGAAGGCCGAGCAACTGGCCCTCGACGACAGCGCCGCGATCCCGATCTACTACTACGTTTCCCAGAACATCGTCGCCCCGAAGGTCCAGGGCTTCGTTGACAACATCCAGGACATCCACCGCACCCGCTGGCTGTCGATCAAAGAATAA
- a CDS encoding ABC transporter permease subunit has protein sequence MFGYALRRLLSTIPVLWIAVTVCFFILRLAPGGPFDGERPLPPEVKANLAAHYNLDKPLVEQYLIYVGDVMKGDLGPSFANQDFTVTQQIMSGFPYTLTIGGAAFVLATIFGIFIGCLGALYQNRAADYWLGGGLLIGLVMPSFLIAPILQLIFGNTLGWLPVGGWGDGSIKFLILPIIVLTLPHAARISRLMRGSMIEVMGQNFIRTAKAKGIGPRLTIMRHALKPAMMPVVSYLGPAASYLLTGSLVVESIFGLPGVGRYFVGAALNRDYGMVLGTVIFYMVLIVVLNLLVDIAYAWLDPKVRMR, from the coding sequence ATGTTTGGCTATGCTCTCCGTCGTTTGCTGTCGACAATCCCCGTTTTGTGGATTGCCGTGACAGTGTGTTTTTTCATTCTGCGCCTCGCTCCCGGCGGCCCCTTCGATGGCGAAAGGCCATTGCCGCCGGAAGTCAAAGCCAACCTCGCGGCTCACTACAACCTCGATAAGCCCCTGGTTGAGCAATACCTGATCTATGTCGGCGACGTCATGAAGGGCGATCTTGGCCCCTCCTTCGCCAATCAGGACTTCACCGTCACCCAGCAGATCATGTCGGGCTTCCCCTACACGCTGACCATCGGCGGCGCCGCTTTCGTGCTCGCGACCATCTTCGGCATCTTCATAGGCTGTCTCGGGGCGCTTTATCAAAACCGCGCGGCCGATTACTGGCTGGGCGGAGGTCTTCTCATCGGCTTGGTCATGCCGAGCTTCCTGATCGCGCCAATCCTGCAGCTCATCTTCGGCAACACGCTCGGCTGGCTGCCGGTCGGTGGCTGGGGGGACGGCTCGATCAAGTTCCTGATCCTGCCCATCATCGTCCTGACGCTGCCGCATGCGGCACGCATCTCGCGCCTGATGCGCGGCTCGATGATCGAGGTGATGGGCCAGAACTTCATCCGAACCGCCAAGGCCAAGGGTATCGGCCCGCGACTGACGATCATGCGCCACGCGCTGAAGCCGGCCATGATGCCCGTCGTCTCCTATCTGGGACCCGCGGCAAGCTATCTGCTTACCGGTTCGCTGGTGGTCGAAAGCATCTTCGGCCTCCCCGGCGTCGGCCGCTACTTCGTCGGCGCGGCGCTGAACCGTGACTACGGCATGGTCCTCGGCACGGTCATTTTCTACATGGTCCTGATCGTGGTCCTCAATCTGCTGGTCGACATCGCCTATGCCTGGCTCGATCCGAAAGTGAGAATGCGATGA
- a CDS encoding ABC transporter permease subunit, producing the protein MILNSAKRELLEAELLSAEGLAPKGRSLTGDAMRRLLRNKAAALSLVILAVLVLVAIFGPYFLPFNYEDPDWTSFRGAPDFAAGHYFGTDGNGRDLLARTLYGTRVSLTVALVATLVSVVIGVLYGAVAGYFGGRVDAIMMRFVDIMYALPYVLFVILLMVIFGRNVYLLFAAIGALEWLTMARIVRGQTLSIKQREFIEAARASGQRSFKIILKHIVPNLVGPVVIYATLTIPEIIATESFLSYLGFGVQEPLTSLGTLIAEGSAGMETTPWLLFFPAGFLVALLMSLLFIGDGLRDAFDPKDR; encoded by the coding sequence ATGATCCTCAATTCCGCCAAGAGAGAATTGCTGGAAGCGGAATTGCTTTCGGCAGAAGGGCTCGCACCCAAGGGGCGTTCCCTCACGGGCGACGCGATGCGTCGTCTCCTGCGCAACAAGGCGGCGGCACTTTCGCTGGTCATACTGGCCGTGCTGGTTCTGGTCGCCATATTCGGCCCGTATTTCCTGCCCTTCAACTATGAGGATCCGGACTGGACCTCGTTCCGAGGCGCTCCGGACTTTGCCGCGGGCCATTATTTCGGCACCGACGGCAACGGCCGCGACCTGCTGGCGCGCACGCTCTACGGCACCCGGGTCTCGCTGACGGTCGCACTTGTTGCGACCCTCGTCTCGGTCGTCATCGGCGTGCTCTATGGCGCCGTTGCAGGTTATTTCGGCGGTCGCGTCGATGCGATCATGATGCGCTTCGTCGATATCATGTACGCCCTGCCCTACGTCCTCTTCGTCATCCTGCTGATGGTGATCTTCGGCCGTAACGTCTACCTGCTGTTTGCGGCGATCGGTGCGCTGGAGTGGCTCACCATGGCCCGTATCGTGCGCGGCCAGACGCTGTCGATCAAACAGCGGGAATTCATCGAGGCTGCCCGCGCTTCCGGTCAGCGGTCGTTCAAGATCATCCTGAAACACATCGTGCCGAACCTCGTCGGTCCTGTCGTCATCTACGCAACGCTCACCATCCCGGAAATCATCGCGACGGAAAGCTTCCTTTCCTATCTGGGCTTCGGCGTTCAGGAGCCGCTGACCTCTCTCGGTACGCTGATTGCCGAAGGGTCGGCCGGCATGGAGACGACGCCGTGGCTGTTGTTCTTCCCGGCCGGTTTCCTGGTCGCGCTGCTGATGAGCCTGCTCTTCATCGGCGATGGTCTGCGCGACGCATTCGATCCGAAGGATCGCTGA
- a CDS encoding ABC transporter ATP-binding protein, with the protein MTETLLELKDYSITFRTPEGEVAAVSKMNLKIGRGERIAIVGESGSGKSQTFLGLMGLLAKNGRTSGQALLDGKDLLTLKSRELDHVRGKDMAMVFQDPMTALNPSLRISRQLTEQLEVHGGLTARAASAAALDMLKRVGIPDPTRRFNLYPHELSGGMRQRIVIAMALLTKPKLLIADEPTTALDVTIQAQILDLFNELTAEMHTALVMITHDLGVVAGLADRVAVMYAGRIVEEAPVEELFENPAHPYTAALHSAIPRPDQDVDDLTVIPGRPPNLMHLPRGCAFSPRCAHVQDDCLDAAPPLDPLAPRRCAACFHPLSANQERSLVHG; encoded by the coding sequence ATGACAGAAACACTTCTCGAACTCAAAGACTATTCGATCACCTTCCGCACGCCGGAAGGCGAAGTGGCCGCGGTCTCGAAGATGAACCTCAAGATTGGCCGCGGTGAGCGCATCGCCATCGTCGGCGAGTCTGGCTCCGGCAAGAGCCAGACTTTCCTCGGCCTGATGGGCCTGCTCGCCAAAAACGGCCGCACCAGCGGCCAGGCGCTGCTCGACGGCAAGGATCTGCTGACGCTGAAGTCGCGCGAGCTCGACCATGTGCGCGGCAAGGACATGGCCATGGTCTTCCAGGACCCGATGACCGCCCTCAACCCGTCGCTGCGCATCTCGCGGCAGCTGACGGAGCAGCTCGAAGTTCATGGCGGACTGACGGCGCGTGCGGCATCCGCAGCGGCGCTCGACATGCTGAAGCGTGTCGGCATCCCCGACCCGACCCGCCGCTTCAACCTATACCCGCACGAGCTTTCGGGCGGCATGCGCCAGCGCATCGTCATCGCCATGGCGCTGCTGACCAAGCCGAAGCTCCTGATCGCCGACGAACCGACCACGGCGCTCGACGTAACGATCCAGGCGCAAATCCTCGATCTCTTCAATGAGCTGACGGCGGAAATGCACACGGCGCTCGTCATGATCACCCATGACCTCGGTGTCGTCGCCGGCCTCGCCGATCGCGTCGCCGTCATGTATGCCGGCCGCATCGTCGAGGAAGCACCGGTCGAGGAGCTGTTCGAAAATCCGGCCCACCCCTATACGGCGGCGCTTCACTCGGCGATCCCGAGGCCGGACCAGGATGTCGACGACCTCACCGTCATCCCTGGACGGCCGCCGAACCTGATGCACCTGCCGCGCGGCTGTGCCTTCTCGCCGCGCTGCGCCCATGTGCAGGACGACTGTCTGGATGCGGCGCCGCCGCTCGATCCGCTGGCGCCGCGTCGCTGCGCGGCCTGCTTCCACCCCCTTTCGGCTAATCAGGAACGGAGCCTCGTCCATGGCTGA
- a CDS encoding ABC transporter ATP-binding protein has product MAEQTLLKVEHLTTEFELPSKSLFKPPLILTAVNDVSFELKTGRTLGIVGESGCGKSTLGRSILRLIKAQKGRILWQGGNLLDLTEEEMRAARRDMQIIFQDPIASLDPRMTVGDIIAEPLTVFEPKLSRAQRQDRVREIMAAVGLVPEMINRYPHEFSGGQAQRIGIARAVITRPKLIICDEPVSALDVSIQGQVITLLRRLRKEFGLTLIFISHDLSVVRLISDDVLVLYLGKVVEAGEAATVFDHPAHPYTQALFSAAPIPDPKLARGRERIRLQGDPPSPLNPPPGCVFSPRCWKATDICRTKMPPTEQVRPGQTAACYHMDRP; this is encoded by the coding sequence ATGGCTGAGCAAACGCTTCTGAAGGTCGAGCATCTGACGACCGAATTCGAGCTGCCGTCGAAGTCCCTCTTCAAGCCGCCGCTGATCCTGACGGCAGTCAACGATGTCAGCTTCGAGTTGAAGACCGGACGCACGCTCGGCATCGTCGGCGAGTCCGGCTGCGGCAAGTCCACGCTCGGCCGCTCCATCCTGCGGCTGATCAAGGCCCAGAAGGGCCGCATCCTCTGGCAAGGCGGCAATCTGCTCGATCTCACCGAAGAGGAAATGCGCGCCGCCCGCCGCGACATGCAGATCATCTTCCAGGATCCGATCGCCTCGCTCGATCCGCGCATGACCGTCGGCGACATCATCGCCGAGCCGCTGACCGTCTTCGAACCGAAGCTGAGCCGCGCGCAACGGCAGGATCGCGTTCGCGAGATCATGGCTGCCGTCGGCCTCGTTCCGGAGATGATCAACCGCTATCCGCACGAGTTCTCGGGCGGCCAGGCGCAGCGCATCGGCATTGCTCGTGCCGTCATCACCCGGCCGAAGCTCATCATCTGCGATGAGCCGGTTTCGGCCCTCGACGTCTCGATCCAGGGACAGGTCATCACGCTCCTGCGCCGCCTGCGCAAGGAGTTCGGCCTCACCCTGATCTTCATCAGCCACGATCTCTCCGTCGTGCGTCTGATCTCGGACGACGTGCTGGTGCTCTATCTCGGCAAGGTGGTGGAAGCCGGTGAAGCCGCGACGGTCTTCGACCATCCGGCCCACCCCTATACACAGGCGCTATTCTCCGCCGCGCCGATCCCCGACCCGAAGCTCGCACGCGGCCGCGAGCGCATCCGCCTGCAGGGCGATCCGCCCTCGCCGCTCAATCCGCCGCCGGGCTGCGTCTTCTCGCCCCGCTGCTGGAAGGCGACGGATATCTGCCGCACGAAGATGCCGCCGACCGAGCAGGTGCGCCCCGGCCAGACCGCGGCCTGCTATCATATGGATCGGCCGTAA
- a CDS encoding sugar kinase, whose translation MGGRFLSIGECMVELSQADDGHLRKGFAGDTFNTAWYARACLPADWSVDYFTVLGDDAMSDEMIAFMGSAGIGTDSIRRLRGKTPGLYMINLKDGERSFSYWRDSSAARQLAADGDALRAAIEASDVLYFSGITLAILPREDAFTLLAELRRAKAAGKLVAFDPNLRPRLWSSLDAMHTMISEGARAATLVMPSFDDEAIHFGDDSIPATIRRYRQYRAQMIVVKNGAEGATIGDGTDETLVPAVKVAKVVDTTSAGDSFNGAFLAHYLPHQDAVAAARFAAKIAAKVIQEYGALVSPDKLKSIR comes from the coding sequence TTGGGCGGGCGTTTTCTATCGATCGGCGAATGCATGGTGGAACTGTCACAGGCCGACGACGGGCACCTGCGCAAGGGCTTTGCCGGCGACACCTTCAACACCGCCTGGTATGCCCGCGCCTGCCTGCCGGCAGATTGGTCGGTCGACTATTTCACCGTGCTCGGCGACGACGCCATGTCCGACGAAATGATCGCCTTCATGGGCAGTGCCGGCATCGGTACGGACAGCATCCGCCGCCTGCGCGGCAAGACTCCCGGCCTCTACATGATCAACCTGAAGGATGGCGAACGCTCCTTCAGTTACTGGCGCGACAGCTCTGCCGCTCGCCAGCTCGCCGCCGATGGCGATGCCCTGCGCGCTGCCATAGAGGCGTCCGACGTTCTCTATTTTTCCGGCATCACGCTGGCGATCCTGCCGCGCGAAGACGCCTTCACGCTTCTGGCGGAGCTGCGCCGCGCCAAGGCTGCCGGCAAGCTGGTCGCCTTCGATCCGAACCTGCGCCCTCGCCTGTGGTCCAGCCTCGATGCCATGCACACCATGATTTCGGAAGGCGCACGTGCCGCAACGCTTGTCATGCCGAGCTTCGACGATGAAGCCATCCATTTCGGCGACGATTCGATTCCCGCCACCATCCGCCGTTACCGGCAGTACAGAGCCCAGATGATCGTCGTCAAGAACGGCGCCGAGGGCGCGACCATCGGCGACGGCACCGATGAAACCCTCGTTCCGGCGGTCAAGGTCGCCAAGGTTGTCGACACCACAAGCGCCGGCGACAGCTTCAACGGCGCATTTCTGGCTCACTATCTGCCGCATCAGGATGCGGTCGCTGCCGCTCGCTTCGCAGCCAAGATCGCGGCAAAGGTCATTCAGGAATACGGTGCGCTCGTCTCGCCCGACAAGCTGAAATCCATCCGCTAG
- a CDS encoding glycosyltransferase family 4 protein, whose amino-acid sequence MLQRLSDIDQTTWTQAATPVAVPERLLIVSDAWHPQVNGVVRSIENTNRELTRMGVEVSMITPDGFRNIPCPTYPEIRLSIASYRKIAAKIEALRPTYVHIATEGPLGLTARRWCLRNGMPFSTSYHTRFPEYVAARLPIPESWLYAFVKWFHNAGYGCMVATPSLASELKLRGIRNLLPWSRGIDSHLFRPQPLDDDPFGLPRPIFMTVGRVALEKNLPAFLALDLPGSKVVVGDGPARAELQKLYPDVHFLGAKFGEELAHAYSQADVFVFPSKTDTFGNAILEALASGVPVAAYPVTGPADILGGDRTAGVVDPDLATACLAALSCSRDAARSLALNYSWEAATAQFIGNVRIANHRGRAHPR is encoded by the coding sequence ATGTTGCAACGCTTGTCAGACATCGATCAAACCACCTGGACGCAGGCGGCGACACCTGTCGCGGTACCCGAACGGCTGCTCATCGTCAGCGATGCCTGGCATCCACAGGTCAACGGTGTCGTTCGCTCTATCGAGAACACAAATCGGGAATTGACGCGCATGGGCGTCGAGGTTTCGATGATCACGCCGGACGGCTTTCGCAACATCCCCTGCCCGACCTATCCGGAAATCCGGCTATCGATCGCCAGTTATCGCAAGATCGCGGCAAAAATAGAAGCACTCCGGCCGACTTATGTCCACATTGCCACGGAGGGTCCCCTCGGGCTCACGGCAAGGCGCTGGTGCCTGAGAAACGGCATGCCGTTTTCGACCAGTTACCACACGCGATTTCCCGAATATGTGGCCGCGCGTCTGCCGATACCGGAAAGCTGGCTCTATGCCTTCGTCAAATGGTTTCATAATGCGGGCTACGGCTGCATGGTGGCGACACCAAGCCTTGCGAGCGAGCTCAAACTGCGCGGCATTCGCAATCTGCTGCCCTGGAGCCGTGGGATCGATTCCCACCTCTTCCGCCCCCAACCACTTGATGACGACCCCTTCGGCCTGCCTCGTCCGATTTTCATGACGGTCGGCCGTGTCGCGCTGGAAAAGAACCTCCCCGCTTTTCTTGCTCTCGACCTGCCTGGATCGAAAGTGGTGGTGGGCGATGGCCCCGCGCGGGCGGAATTGCAGAAGCTCTATCCTGATGTCCATTTTCTCGGAGCGAAATTCGGCGAGGAACTGGCGCACGCCTATTCACAGGCCGACGTCTTCGTCTTTCCATCGAAGACAGATACCTTTGGCAATGCCATTTTGGAAGCGCTCGCGAGCGGCGTTCCGGTCGCCGCCTATCCGGTTACCGGGCCTGCGGACATCCTGGGGGGAGACAGGACAGCCGGCGTTGTAGACCCGGATCTGGCGACAGCCTGCCTTGCCGCACTCTCCTGCTCCCGCGATGCTGCACGCTCTCTGGCGCTCAACTATTCGTGGGAGGCCGCGACGGCGCAATTCATCGGCAACGTCCGCATTGCCAATCACCGCGGCCGAGCTCATCCTCGCTGA
- a CDS encoding MarR family winged helix-turn-helix transcriptional regulator — protein sequence MTDDLLKLDNFICFALYSANHAMNRLYKPMLDALNLTYPQYLVMVTLWEEDGQTVGGIGEKLFLESSTLTPLLKRLEAAGFIKRIRSKEDERQVMIQLTSEGKALKKKAATVPPCILDATEQTADELTRLKAEITMLREALSRNAA from the coding sequence ATGACTGACGACCTGTTAAAGCTGGATAACTTCATCTGCTTCGCGCTCTATTCGGCGAATCATGCGATGAATCGGCTCTATAAACCCATGCTGGACGCGCTTAATCTCACCTATCCGCAATATCTCGTCATGGTGACACTATGGGAAGAAGACGGCCAGACCGTCGGCGGTATCGGTGAAAAGCTGTTCCTGGAATCAAGCACGCTGACGCCGCTGTTGAAACGTCTGGAGGCAGCTGGCTTCATCAAGCGCATCCGCAGCAAGGAAGACGAGCGCCAGGTAATGATCCAGCTGACCAGCGAAGGCAAGGCACTGAAGAAGAAGGCCGCAACCGTTCCGCCGTGCATCCTTGATGCCACCGAGCAAACGGCCGACGAACTGACGCGGCTGAAGGCGGAAATCACGATGCTGCGCGAAGCGCTGAGCAGAAACGCAGCCTGA